Proteins encoded by one window of Macaca mulatta isolate MMU2019108-1 chromosome 10, T2T-MMU8v2.0, whole genome shotgun sequence:
- the LOC144332012 gene encoding uncharacterized protein LOC144332012 isoform X2 produces the protein MIKHLDSVLLMAATMIAENVEAGSEVGNDQKLHSLEGLEDGRKTPAELAVTALSPRTKEWFPGSVPWLSCCVPPQDLAACIPAAPAPAPAMTERCTAAAWLAD, from the exons GCTGCCACAATGATagctgaaaatgtagaagcaggTTCAGAAGTGGGTAATGACCAGAAGCTGCACAGTTTGGAGGGCTTGGAAGACGGCAGAAAG ACCCCAGCAGAGCTTGCTGTCACAGCCCTGAGTCCTAGGACGAAAGAATGGTTTCCTGGGTCAGTACCTTGGTTAAGCTGCTGTGTGCCTCCTCAGGACCTTGCTGCTTGCATccctgcagctccagctccagctccagccatgactgAAAGATGCACAG ctgctgcctggctggcGGACTGA
- the LOC144332012 gene encoding uncharacterized protein LOC144332012 isoform X1 yields the protein MIKHLDSVLLMAATMIAENVEAGSEVGNDQKLHSLEGLEDGRKTPAELAVTALSPRTKEWFPGSVPWLSCCVPPQDLAACIPAAPAPAPAMTERCTAAAAWLAD from the exons GCTGCCACAATGATagctgaaaatgtagaagcaggTTCAGAAGTGGGTAATGACCAGAAGCTGCACAGTTTGGAGGGCTTGGAAGACGGCAGAAAG ACCCCAGCAGAGCTTGCTGTCACAGCCCTGAGTCCTAGGACGAAAGAATGGTTTCCTGGGTCAGTACCTTGGTTAAGCTGCTGTGTGCCTCCTCAGGACCTTGCTGCTTGCATccctgcagctccagctccagctccagccatgactgAAAGATGCACAG cagctgctgcctggctggcGGACTGA